ATTCCAGCTTCAGGGCCAACTGAGTGAGGGAGCCGCCCCACCCCGGCCCTCCCGCGGAGACGAGACCCACTCTGTGGCCGCCCTCCACCCAGCGCGTGAGGGCGGTCTCCGCCGAGTCCCGCCGACGTGACTATGTCTCACCACCCTGTGCGTGAGGGCGGTCTCAGCCGAGTCCCGCCGACGTGACGTGACGACGTCTCGCCACCCAGCGCGTGAGGGCGGTCTCAGCCGAGTCCCGCCGACGTGACGTGACGTGACGTGACGACGTCTCGCTACCCTGTGCGTGAGGGCGGTCTCAGCCGAGTCCTGCCGACGTGACGTGACGACGTCTCGCTACCCTGTGCGTGAGGGCGGTCTCAGCCGAGTCCCGCCGACGTGACGTGACGACGTCTCGCCACCCAGCGCGTGAGGGCGGTCTCAGCCGAGTCCCGCCGACGTGACGTGACGTGACGTGACGACGTCTCGCCACCCTGCAAGTGCCATTCGCCGCTGCATCCGGGCCTGGCGAGGCCGCACGGGACGGTGGTCGGTGGGAAAGGAtttgggggagaagaggggactgAATATTTgtataaaaggcaaaaaaacccacaaaaaaacatgtTTACTAGTTTGGGGAGGGGCAATATTTATTTGTTGTAAATAGTAAACGCTAGACttgaatattatattaaaattcctGTTTCTACTCTAGCCCAGGACGGTGCTTTCGTTCTCTCGTCTCCTGTGCTAATGTCCgcagcgggcgggcgggcgggcgggcgcgcaCTGTCTGTGCTCCGGTAAGGAGAAGCCGGGTGACTGACAAGGCCCAGCTCCTCGGGCTCCTGCGGAAACACCAGACCCCGCCTCCCGCAGAGCACGTGTTGACTCGAGCACCGCTCACTGGGGCAGCGAGCTGAGACGGATCCTCAGGACTTATGTGTTACAGGTCTGAGGTGTCTCACAGGGCACAGCAACCGCCTCTGAAATTGGAgtgcctttaaaaataaagaaaaggccctggccggttggctcagtggtagagcatcggcctggcgtgcagaagtcccgggttcgattcccggccagggcacacaggagaggcgcccatctgcttctccacccctcccccccctccttcctctctgtctctctcttcccctcccgcagccaaggctccactggagcaaagatggcccgggcgctggggatggctccttggcctctgccccaggtgctagagtggctctggtcgcgacagagcgacgccccctggtgggcgggccgggtggatcctggtcgggcgcatgcaggagtctgactgtctctcccggtttctagcttcagaaaaataccaaaaaaaaaaaaaaaaaaaagatgagggctGGGGGGCTCCCAGCAATCCTCACATTTGGGACTCTGAAACTTCATCAGACAACAGACGGGGGCGGCTGGACGGAGGGCCAGGCCGCTGAAGTTGAACAGGCAAGGAAGTCTGGGTCACATGCTGACCGCAGAGACCAGGGGACAGATGCCAGAGACAATACACAACAGGAAATACAGGCTCTGCAGAAATCGTCTGGGAAAGTTACTGTAGCAATGGAGGGCTGCATCCCTGAGCTGGCActgaacgccccccccccccggagggggaGATCCCGATCTCCATAGTTACCATGTTAATGCTCAATACCTCGTTCTCTATGCTGGACAAAGCACAGGGAAACGGCTCAttcccgggggcggggggggggggtacttgaCAGACTGCCTCAGCCATTGAAATTACTGACCAGGGCCCCCTGCACAGGGCCCCCTGGTGTGGTATTCCTAACTACTAATGACTcgacagaaataaaaaggtttataagagccCTGGGCACAACCGTGTCAACAACGCACACTGGAATGTTAGCCACAGTTCCGACCCACGCTACATACGACAGGGAGGGACCCTGAACACGTGATTCCATTCGTGAGAAATATCTAGACTAGGCAAATTGACTGGAATAGTAGGAGTCATGGGGGGAGCTACTGCCAAACGAGTACAAAGTTTCTGTTTGGAGATGAAAAGTTTTGGAACTAGACAGTGGTAGTAACCATCATAATCATGTGAATGCaattaatgtcactgaattgtattcttactattttttaaattttttgagttgagggaaagggagagagagagggagatttgttgttccacttatttatgcattcggtGATTGATCCttgtgtgtgccccgaccagggatcaaacccgcaaccatGATCTAtcaggaggacactctaaccaactgagctacccatccagggcctGAATGATGCtcttgtttctttgtgtgtgtgtgtgtgtgtgtttttctgaagtgaaaagcagggaggcagagacagactcctgcatgcgcccgaccaagatccacccggcatgcccaccagggggcgatgctctgcctattggggtgttgctctgttgcgaccagagccattctagtacctgaggtgagtccagggagccatcctcagtgcccgggccaactttgctccaatggagccttggctgtgggaggaaaagagagagattgagagaaaggagagggggaagggtggagaagcagatgggcgcttctcctgtgtgccctggccgggaatcgaacccaggacttccacacgccaggccaacgctctcttaaaaatagttaaattagtgtattttatgttatgtatattttaccccaattaaaaaaataatagcaaaaatcaGTGGCAAGGACTGATTCCTGACCCAGGACGATGGCTGACTTTCTTTTGGAGGGAGTTTTGGACAAGAGTTTGGCCTATCCTGTGGTTTCTACAATAAAGAATTTGTAGATTTCAAGTTCAAGCTGGACTCCATCAGCACTAAGCGGGAGGGACATGGTAAACAGACCAAAGCGTGCCACGAGGGACGGAGAAGGCGAGGGGAGCGTCCTCGCCGGTGGACTCTGTCAGGCGGGACTCCGCATCCCCGGTTCTCTCCGAGGGGCCCGCGGCCCATCCTTGACCTGGATTCGGATCCTCCTGGAATCCTGTCTCTGGCCTTGGAATTCCCTTTCCGGCTGGTGTTGTGTTTAGCGGGAGGCTTCCTGAtgcagctttaatttttttttttttttttttttttttacagaggcgaggcagagatagacagggacagacagacaggaacggagagagatgataagcatcaatcatcagtttctcgttgcacgttgcgacttcttagttgttcattgattgcttcctcacatgtgccttgaccgtgggccttcagcagaccaagtaaccccctgctggagccagcgaccttgggtccaagctggtgagctctttgctcaagccagatgagcccgcgctcaagctggcgacctcggggtctcgaacctgggtccttccgcatcccagtctgacactctatccactgcgccaccacctggtcaggcctgatgcaGCTTTTAAAAGGTCACAGCCTGTGGACGAGGCTCTGCCACATCCCTGTAACTCTGCGTACATACAATTAAGTGCACCCAGAAACCCAGGTGCCGGAAGGCCCCTCGCCTCTCTCTGCGGGGCAGGGCGGCCGGGGAGGGGGGCGCTCATCCTGGCTCAGGTCCGAGGAATCCCAGGCGAGTGTGGGTTTGCCGGGACAATGGTGCCGACTCCTGCCGGTGAAGCGCCCCCACATTTTCCCTCTCTGGCCAGGATGAGTTCCAGGGCTGAGAGGTTCTGGGGTCCACCGTCTCTGGGGCAATCACCGGTTTTCAGACTCAGTCGTGTTGGTAGCCACGTCGGCGGCTAACAGGGGCGGTGGGCTGGAGCCCTTAGAGCGCGCAGCACTCTGGGAGGGCTGTGTTCTTGGTCGGGGTCTGAGCTTTGGTTCTGTCGTGGGGCAGGTGGGTGGTTTGAGCCGTTCTCGTGGGGAAGGTGGAAAGATGCAGGGTAGGAGGAGGAAGGAGCACCGCTGAGCTGCTGACCCACGGGCACAGCCTCCCCAATGAAACTCCCCATCAGGTGGGAGCTCGCGGTCCCGAGCTCGCCCAGGGGCCCTCCGTCCAGGGCTCCTCCGTGATCAGAGCGGCGGGGAAACACCTGGCCCAGCAGGCGCCTCCAGGACCCTGGACACCCCCCAGCCTGCATCTTGGTAAGTATTTTCAACTTGAACCCTTGGATGCCGCCTGTGAAGGTAGAGCCAGATGAATTGTGGACCACCCTGAATTATCCCAGTGGCTCGCCTCTGCTGGAGAGGCCCCCGTGTAGCCCAGGGCCGAGCTCACACCTGGGTCTCGACAGTCCCAGCCGCTCTGATGCAACCTAGCCATCCAGTGaaggggtccagccccggggggaatccaggggtcccacaggaagagacggtgtcggcacgaatcgagtgagagagccgaattcttttctttctctttattctccagttagcatttactgccaggcatctctctcaattgctggtctagctttccttttatgcacacacactaagttacaatcacatgatattcagaatacattgattaatcattgtttttgtttcactatggtttcactattttctaggtaacagttaattcatttctataaactgtaagtcattcaaagtacaattatacaataacttgaacagcaataacaatattgatacaaacttccaaaaggtcagtactgattaataactctaccttgtctaggatactattgtctagtcaatttttatttattactatattcatacactaattaagttctaactttacttttctcagagtgttccaccacctgcaggtcaggtatgcaagaagaatggaaagtttctttactctaccacatgagaaggctagggaggaaaagtgatgaattaagtgaaggctgaaaggtgctctgtgtatagttactgtttcctacctattcataagtcacaatctattctttctaacatgattaataagaagaagttctcctaccaacttaaccctttatgagggatatcatagccagccccttatgtctatgagcccagatcaaggggcttacaggcttttctgtggaactcacaccctctgtctcatttccaaagatattactatgaatctacagggaaagtacggtactattatccctgtgccataaatgatagcacacacccagaaaaaggggggatataaggccagattaattcaaaaaggtcaaagggggaagtatcgttgtgcctttcctttgcggtgactgtCAACCTgcagctgttagtcttcactgcggtgactttactaaccagcagttgtggatcttcttctgctgtgaccttgttagccagcactagtggatcggctcctGACAATCCAGGGACGTGTCTTCCCAAACGATGGGCCGAGGACCGTGCTTTCCCCAACAGGGGAGGGAAGGGCCTCGTCCCAGGTTCTGGAGGAGGCACTGGAGTCCGAGGGGTTTTCTTCTGCGGCGAGGTAGGCTCCAGAGAGCAGACTGGGCAGGTGGAAACACTCGGAGAAGTCCATGCCTACGGATGTGGCGGGGAGCCGGCCCGTCGCTGCGTCCTTGGGCCCCACTGGCTGAGAGCAGGGACAGTCACCAGGAGCGGCCCACactcagtgagagtccctccccCTCGGTCTTTGACGAGGACCCCCCTTCACACCTGAGAGCCCTTCACCAAGCCCGAAAGCCCAGGGCAGGCAAGGTGGTCACAGGCCAGCCCGAaccccctgcccctccaggggtcAGGTTTGCCCAGCTCTGGGCTGGGGCCACAGGCCTCAGTCTCTGTGGGCtagggagggacagagagtggCCGGCTGGTTCCCCATCCATACACCCATTGGGCTGAGCTGCTCAAGACTccagaatggcctgacctgtggtggcgcagtgggatagagcgtcgacctggaacactgaggttgctggttcgaggccctgcacttgcctggtcaaggcacatatgggagttgatgcttcctgctcctcccccttctctctctctctctctctaaaaatcaataaattaaaaaaaaaaaaaaaaagactccagaaTGTTCTCTCCCCTGAGCCCTCATGGCTGTCCCACAGTGACTAaagaatggggagggggggacaAGCCCCGCCCCACACCCACCCCGAGGTTGTGGGCTTTGGAGTCTCAGACCTAAGTTTGGATGAAGCCTTGCTCAACACATGACCCCTCTCGGGGCCTGTTTCTCCCTGAATACCCTAACTGTCCAAAACGAAGGTGTTCACAGTGCCCACCGCATGGGGCCACAGTGAGGTCAGGGTGGTGATCACAGTGCCCACCGCATGGGGCCACAGTGAGGTCAGGGTGGTGTTCACAGTGCCCACCGCATGGGGCCACGGTGAGGTCGGGGTGGTGGTCACAGTGCCCACCGCGTGGGGCCACGGTGAGGTCGGGGTGGTGTTCACGGTGCCCACCGCGTGGGGCCACGGTGAGGTCGGGGTGGTGTTCACGGTGCCCACCGCGTGGGGCCACGGTGAGGTCGGGGTGGTGTTCACGGTGCCCACCGCGTGGGGCCACGGTGAGGTCGGGGTGGTGTTCACGGTGCCCACCGCGTGGGGCCACGGTGAGGTCGGGGTGGTGTTCACGGTGCCCACCGCGTGGGGCCACGGTGAGGTTGGGTGGTGTTCACAGTGCCCACCGCGTGGGGCCACGGTGAGGTCAGGGTGGTGAAGCCCTGGTGAGGTTAGTGCTCAGGCCCAGACCTCGCAGAGGTGGGGATGGCCGTGACTCGGACCTCTGCCTCCTACTCCCCTTCGGACTCTGCCAGAGCCGGGCACCCAGCCCTCGCCCCTGCCTGTCGGCACCCAGCCCTGGCCCCTGCCAGCCGGGCACCCAGCCGTGGCCCCTGCCAGCCGGGCACCCAGGGCCCAGTCCTCTTGCCCCCTTTGCTCCTGGCAGTCCAAGGTGACGCTTTGCTGTCCTGAGTTGGGTGCAGCTGGAGGCAGAATCGGCTTCTCTTCCCAGGCCAGGTCCCCAGACCCAGTTAGAGCAGAGCCACCCCCACATCCCAGAGGACGGCGCGCAGCCGGGCCCCTCCCGTGGCCACCTGCCCTGCTCAGGTGTGGCCCTCTGGGCAGAGCCCAGCCCCCAGAGCCAGCAGCCTGGCGTGGAGGGACCGGCCCCCGAGGCCCGGCCCTAGCGCTGGCACTTCTCCAAGCCTGTCTCCTCCTCTGGAATGAGGGTGGCATCGTTCTACCCAGTGCTGGAGACCACCGGAGACCAGGGCGGGCGCACCGAGGTCACGAGAGCAAGGAAAGATGCCAGACAGAGAGCTGAGGCTTTATTCAGGAAGAGCTCGGGAGGGAGGCGGCTCCCTGGGGCCCCACCGTGCGGCCTTCTGTGGCCACAGGACATTAGAAGCCAATAACTATAGGCATCTGAGCCTCTTCAGAGTCATCCGTGGGGGGCACGGGGGCCACCTCAGAGTCATCCGTGGGGGGCACGGGGGCCACCTCAGAGTCATCCACGGGGGGGACAGGAGCCACCTCAGAGTCATCTGCGGGGGGCACGGGGGCCACCTCAGAGTCATCCGTGGGGGGCACGGGGGCAGCCCCATCTTCGGTCACCGTGGGCAGCGCCTGGTAAGTCAGGGTCCAGTAGCGCAGGTACTCGCTCCTCAGGTGCTGTTTCATGGACGTGCCGTCCATCTTCCTGTTGATCTCCAGGTAGTTGCCATCTTCCAGGGTGTAGGGATCCCAGTGTGTGGGCACCTCTGAGGGGCCCATGTTGGGGTCCCTGCAGAGTGAGGGGAAAGGCTGTTGTGGGGGGCAGGGGCTCACAGGGGCCTGGAGACCTGTGCCTGGGCCAGGCTTGGCCCCGGCTTGCCTGgataagtcccctgcctcccctGCTGACCCGAGCTATCAGGCATCTCACTGTATCCTGGGCACTGGCTGGGTATTGGCTGGTCAcgtggaagggaggggagagggcgtGGGACCCAGGCCCGTAGGGTCGAGGGGGCAGGAGGCCCTGGCTCCAGCCTCATGCCCGCCTTACCCAGTTTTGGCGAAGTTGGTCCAGTAGGCGATCATGGTCTTGGAGACAGTCCTGTCCTGGGGCCGGTAGCCCAGGGGGGTGGCAAAGGGCTTCCCAAAGACGTACTGGAGGTCATCCGCGTGGTCGGCCCCCACCCATTTGGGGTAGACGGGCATCCGGGAGGGTTGGGAGAACAGGTAGCTGAAGGTCTTGCCACtcctgaggaggggagggaaaccCCCAGGTTGGCAGGGTGCTCACCTGGGCACCCCAGCCCAGAGGTGGGCCCTGGAGGGAGGCCgcagggtgagggtgggggcgggggggcagggaggggtcgGGAATCCCTCCAGACTCTTGAAGAACTCGGATGCTTAACCTGGAGAAGGGAAAGCTATAGGCCAAACTCAAGGGTGTGTGGACTCTACGATTCAACTGTGTGTATACTTCCTCTCCACAGAATGTGTCGAGACGTCTTCCTCCTACAACTCAGTATCAAGAAAGATtgtttcctgccctggccggttggctcagtggtagagcatcagtctggagtgtggaagtcctgggttcgattcctggccagggcacacaggagatgcgcccatctgcttctccacccctccccctctccttcctctctgtctctctcttcccctcctgcagccaaggctccattggagcaaagatggcccgggcgctgaggatggctccatggcctccacctcaggcgctagaatggctttgttgcaacagagtgacgccctgatggacagagcatcgccccctggtgggcatgccgggtggatcccggtcgggcgcacagcgggagtctgactgcctccccacttctcacttcaaagaaataccaaaaaaaaaaaaaaaaaaaaaaaaaggaaagattgatCTGTGTTCTTCCTCTAATGGGATGAGGCGTGTTTCCCTTTCTGCCCTGACGGGAAGCTCAGAGCTTAATAGCCGCAAAGCTTTCGTAGTAGACAGGTGGGTATCATTTTATCTTCCTACGTGTTATGTGTTCctaattcactttattttatttcccttggcCATTATTATGTGGAGGTTTGCCATGCGGCTGCGGGCCAAAGTTGTTTTGAGGGTGGGCAAAGTCAAAACCCATATCAGAGACCATCATCCAGGGTTCTCTCCTACGCAGCGCGAGGGGTGGGAGGCAGACTCAAGAACTTTGCCAGGCAAAGGCCCATGGGCCGAGGGAGGGCTTTGTAGAGCCCTCAGAggctggaaggggaagaggggccCTCTCAAGCCTTGTCAGGCCTGGGCAAAGCGGGTGGATGCAGGCACCGGTGGGGACCCGACCGCGGCTGTCCCGGGCAGCCCAGACCTCTGTGGGCCGGGCGGCCCGCTGCTGAGGCCTCGGTGGGTAGGTGCGTAACCCCAGGTGGGTCTCCCCCAGGTGGGTCTGCCCCAGGtgggtctccccctcccccaggtcctCACTTGGCATTGGCTCTGTGCTGAGCCAGGGCGACCTTTGTGGGCACCAGGAAGAGGATGTCAGTCTCAAAGTCCACTATGGTCTTCTTCTTGGCTTCCTGGGACGGGTCTTGGGCCCAGGGACCAGTGTAGATGTCAAAGGTGGCGTTCGCGCCCCGGAGCCCCTTAGGGGTGGTGAGCCCGCTGACCAGCTTGAAGAAGTTCTCCCTGCCGAGACCAAGCCAACACTGGAGCCTCCTCCCAGGGCCAGAGGAAGGGgaccttcccctcccacacccccaggGGTCTGCATGGGGCCTTCTACACACGTACATGCCGGCCTCCTCACTCAGCTGAGGCCTCCCCCAGCGTCCTTGGGCAccgccctgggccctgggccctccTTACTCTGTGACAATCTGCCCTCCTTACTCTGTGACAACCTGCCCTCCTTACTCTGTGACAGTCTGCCCTCCTTACTCTGTGACAGTCTGCCCTCCTTACTCTGTGACAACCTGCCCTCCTTACTCTGTGACAACCTGCCCTCCTTACTCTGTGACAGTCTGCCCTCCTTACTCTGTGACAGTCTGCCCTCCTTACTCTGTGACAACCTGCCCTCCTTACTCTGTGACAACCTGCCCTCCTTACTCTGTGACAACCTGCCCTCCTTACTCTGTGACAATCTGCTTGTCTTTGTCGACGGCCGGGATGTCAATGGTGGAGAAGATGTGGCCATCCATGTCATTGGTACCAGCAATGTAGTCAATGTCAGCCGCGTTGGCAAACAGGTTGATGGGCTCATCGGGGATGAAGTCTCCGTCAACGACGGGGACGAAGCCCAGGTAGTGCACCAGGGGATCTGTGTGAAGAGCAGCCGGTCCTCACACCTCCGTCCAGAGCCCCCGGGCCAGTCCCCGGCCCAGGTGGAGAACTCCGGCCTCCTGGGATGGAGACCAGGGTCCTCAGCCCGCCACTCTGGCTTTGGGGCGGGGTAATTCTGGCGTGGGGCTACCTTGTGGGTGTTGAGCCCCGACAGACCCCCCATCCCTGACAGCCAGCGGCATCCCCTCCCCAGCGTGATGAGCCAGACTGCCCCCAGactctctgacactctgtccctGGGGCCGAAATTGCCCAGGCTGAGAGCCACTGGGCGAGAGGTCACGTCTGTGTCCTCACGGCGGTGGATGACCctgtcttttccctctcttctcactgGGCTGAAATCGGGAGGAGGGGGACCAAGATCAATGGAGGGGCcgatggaggaagggagggcttTGTTCTACTTTGTCCGCCGGACGCTGCCCCCCAGATCCCTGAACTGCCCCCGACAGGACCCTGAGGCTGGCTCGGGACCGGTGGATGCACTGGCCTTTGCCATGCCCAGGCCAGTTTCCCTCCAGGGGAGGAAAGAGTCGGTTGGTTTGCATTCAGGGCCATGGTGTTTGCTTGGGTTCTATCTATCCTACCCAGCACCTGTGGCTTGAATGCAGGACAGGGAGGCGCACCCATGGGGCCCTGTACTGGGCCTGAGAGACGGCAGCCTCCTGGGCCGCCGCCGCCGACATGGCCGAGGCTCCTGAGGGTCCCCGCGCCTCCCCGGGGCCCAGAGTGCAGAGCTGGACGGGCCAGATGCTGCAGCGGTTGTTCCGTGAGTGTtggttgaataaatgagtggAGGAGAGAATGAACGGTCATCTAGTCCAAAGGCTCTCGGTCTGGGGGTCCCCAAAATTGTGTGCCAGCGACCGTGGGCcccaaatgttcatcagcttCCCAAAAGGGTCGTGACCCACGGAGGTTGAGAGGAGAGACCTCAGTGGGGGCCGCGGAGGTTTGCGAGGGCGGTGGCAGAACGGAGGGA
The DNA window shown above is from Saccopteryx bilineata isolate mSacBil1 chromosome 2, mSacBil1_pri_phased_curated, whole genome shotgun sequence and carries:
- the CEL gene encoding bile salt-activated lipase isoform X2, encoding MGHLKLVVLGLACCLAAAGAAKLGAVYTEGGFVEGVNKKLGLFGDYVDIFKGIPFAAPPKALENPQRHPGWQGTLKAKDFKKRCLQATITQDNTYGTEDCLYLNIWVPQGKKQVSRNLPVMIWIYGGAFLMGSGQGANVLKNYLYDGEEIATRGNVIVVTFNYRVGPLGFLSTGDANLPGNYGLRDQHMAIAWVKRNIAAFGGDPNNITIFGESAGGASVSLQTLSPYNKGLIRRAISQSGVALTPWSIQRNPLFWAKKIAKKVGCPLDDTARMAKCLKVTDPRALTMAYKMPLAGMDYPLVHYLGFVPVVDGDFIPDEPINLFANAADIDYIAGTNDMDGHIFSTIDIPAVDKDKQIVTEENFFKLVSGLTTPKGLRGANATFDIYTGPWAQDPSQEAKKKTIVDFETDILFLVPTKVALAQHRANAKSGKTFSYLFSQPSRMPVYPKWVGADHADDLQYVFGKPFATPLGYRPQDRTVSKTMIAYWTNFAKTGDPNMGPSEVPTHWDPYTLEDGNYLEINRKMDGTSMKQHLRSEYLRYWTLTYQALPTVTEDGAAPVPPTDDSEVAPVPPADDSEVAPVPPVDDSEVAPVPPTDDSEEAQMPIVIGF
- the CEL gene encoding bile salt-activated lipase isoform X1, which translates into the protein MGHLKLVVLGLACCLAAAGAAKLGAVYTEGGFVEGVNKKLGLFGDYVDIFKGIPFAAPPKALENPQRHPGWQGTLKAKDFKKRCLQATITQDNTYGTEDCLYLNIWVPQGKKQVSRNLPVMIWIYGGAFLMGSGQGANVLKNYLYDGEEIATRGNVIVVTFNYRVGPLGFLSTGDANLPGNYGLRDQHMAIAWVKRNIAAFGGDPNNITIFGESAGGASVSLQTLSPYNKGLIRRAISQSGVALTPWSIQRNPLFWAKKIAKKVGCPLDDTARMAKCLKVTDPRALTMAYKMPLAGMDYPLVHYLGFVPVVDGDFIPDEPINLFANAADIDYIAGTNDMDGHIFSTIDIPAVDKDKQIVTEENFFKLVSGLTTPKGLRGANATFDIYTGPWAQDPSQEAKKKTIVDFETDILFLVPTKVALAQHRANAKSGKTFSYLFSQPSRMPVYPKWVGADHADDLQYVFGKPFATPLGYRPQDRTVSKTMIAYWTNFAKTGDPNMGPSEVPTHWDPYTLEDGNYLEINRKMDGTSMKQHLRSEYLRYWTLTYQALPTVTEDGAAPVPPTDDSEVAPVPPADDSEVAPVPPVDDSEVAPVPPTDDSEVAPVPPTDDSEEAQMPIVIGF
- the CEL gene encoding bile salt-activated lipase isoform X3, with the translated sequence MIWIYGGAFLMGSGQGANVLKNYLYDGEEIATRGNVIVVTFNYRVGPLGFLSTGDANLPGNYGLRDQHMAIAWVKRNIAAFGGDPNNITIFGESAGGASVSLQTLSPYNKGLIRRAISQSGVALTPWSIQRNPLFWAKKIAKKVGCPLDDTARMAKCLKVTDPRALTMAYKMPLAGMDYPLVHYLGFVPVVDGDFIPDEPINLFANAADIDYIAGTNDMDGHIFSTIDIPAVDKDKQIVTEENFFKLVSGLTTPKGLRGANATFDIYTGPWAQDPSQEAKKKTIVDFETDILFLVPTKVALAQHRANAKSGKTFSYLFSQPSRMPVYPKWVGADHADDLQYVFGKPFATPLGYRPQDRTVSKTMIAYWTNFAKTGDPNMGPSEVPTHWDPYTLEDGNYLEINRKMDGTSMKQHLRSEYLRYWTLTYQALPTVTEDGAAPVPPTDDSEVAPVPPADDSEVAPVPPVDDSEVAPVPPTDDSEVAPVPPTDDSEEAQMPIVIGF